One region of Pieris rapae chromosome Z, ilPieRapa1.1, whole genome shotgun sequence genomic DNA includes:
- the LOC110993429 gene encoding serine protease 3-like — protein MAMKAACIILTSIVLVAIMAVCVMVKFATEITVEERKRDYYPGSGVYHVAKSIAVIALNENNSIAVSGRFPYVAAIARNSSSTWSFACFASVVLVKWVVTSAHCRQKGATHRVLLLHDFARNVTTSYPILYWRIHEKYNPNSTTPSNDIAVAKFNIEYPLRSSTFDDRPVTDVEASIWKTVATMDRRVYLINDFDRFPLKLASGNRCYETYGVQLDESLICVDMSDYEDCFVHEFGPLYYEDKLVGVLALQPKDCEVKLAVFTNVSYYTTWVLKLTQTTFYG, from the coding sequence ATGGCTATGAAGGCGGCATGTATTATTCTTACATCAATAGTTCTCGTGGCTATAATGGCTGTATGTGTGATGGTCAAGTTTGCCACAGAAATAACTGTTGAGGAGCGAAAACGCGATTATTATCCCGGCTCCGGCGTTTATCACGTCGCGAAATCCATAGCGGTGATTGCATTAAACGAAAACAATTCCATTGCCGTCTCCGGAAGGTTCCCCTACGTGGCTGCGATAGCCAGAAACTCCTCTTCCACCTGGTCTTTCGCCTGTTTCGCAAGTGTTGTACTCGTCAAATGGGTGGTGACGTCCGCGCACTGTCGGCAAAAAGGCGCGACCCACAGAGTGCTTCTGCTGCACGATTTCGCGCGGAATGTCACCACGTCCTACCCAATACTCTATTGGCGTATTCATGAGAAATACAATCCAAATAGCACGACCCCTTCCAACGATATCGCGGTGGcgaaatttaatatagaatatccTTTACGATCTTCGACCTTCGATGACCGGCCTGTGACAGATGTTGAAGCGAGTATCTGGAAGACAGTAGCGACAATGGACCGCCGCGTGTATTTGATTAATGACTTTGACAGGTTCCCTCTTAAATTGGCAAGCGGGAACAGATGTTATGAAACCTATGGTGTACAGCTGGATGAGAGTTTAATCTGTGTTGATATGTCGGACTATGAGGACTGCTTCGTTCATGAGTTTGGGCCGTTGTATTATGAAGATAAATTGGTGGGTGTTTTGGCGCTTCAGCCGAAGGATTGCGAGGTGAAGTTGGCCGTGTTTACGAATGTGTCGTATTATACAACATGGGTGCTGAAATTGACGCAGACTACGTTTTATGGGTGA